The genomic segment TTCGGTGAGTTTATTTAAACGAATATCACATTCTGCAATAATTAAGAGTAATTCACTGGTCGTAATGCCCGTTGTAAGTCCTGGATGCCCCATGTGCGTGCCTTTAAACCTATAATCTCCATCATCCCCCCTGCGGAAGTATATAATCTTTCTTAAATCTCCCTCGTCATAAAGATTATAAAGTGCGGGAGCTATTCTCGCTATGTCAAGATTAATCAGATTCGGTGGATACATCCTTGTTTGAAATACTATTTCTGAACTCAATTGATTTACCGCGGGAATCGGAAAATTTGCATTAGGGTCTAACTCATTAAAGTCTATCAACTTATTGCTAATTTCAAATGCTTCTTCTGCGTTTTCTAATGCCTCGGTATAGTTTCCTAAAATTAGATGGGTTCTCGCTAATAATCCGTAAGCTGCTGCTTTTGTCGGAAGTGTAGCCGCCAGACTTGAAGTTGGTAACAAAGGAATGGCATCGGTTAAGTCATTCAATATCCGGTCATAGGTTTCCTGTACAGATGACCTGATTGATGGAATATTCATGTCGGGGTCTAACCTTAACACCATTCCCAAGTCGGTACCCGCAGTCTGCTTATTGTAGACAGGTGCCCAAATTTGCACACCATCTAAATAACTGGCTGCCCTAAAAACCAATGCCTGACCTTTGATATAATCTGCTTCTTGTCCAACAAGATTGTTTTCCTCAAGTCCTTTCAGAACAGAGTTACAGATATAAATGCTACTATAACATCTTTGCCAATCATCCCCTGTAGCAGACACCGGAGTTGAAACATAGTCCGGTTGCCATGTATATAGCCGCTTGTCACTTTCGTAATATAATCCCTCATAATCTTCGTCTTTTAAAAAATAGTCATCACTGCTTGCTTCTCCCATACCAGAAGAATTACTGTTGAGCATTTCCCAATTATTTAATAAGGCTTGAAAATCCTGTAGAGTGGTAGGAATAGCTAAACTTTTATCCGATTTTTCTTCGAGAAACTTCTCGCATCCCGAAAACAAAATTGACAGCAATAATATTATCGTTATTATTTGTATATTCTTTTTCATCGTAATGTCCTTTTATAATTTTGCTTTGAGACCAAGTGAATAATTTGCGGGTGTTATAAGGCTGTTAGTACCTCTATTAAAATCAGGATCAATACCCGCTTTATTGGCTTTCCATAATACCCCAAGATTATTTGCATTGAAATATACCTGCAAACCTTTAATGCCAGCTTTCATATTAAAAGGCATTTTAAAGTCGTATGCAAGATTGATGTATTGTAGTCTGATATGGTCGCCTTTTTCTACCAAAACACTTGAACCATTGTAAAAAGAATCCCTATTGGTATTAGTGCTATATAAATTTACAGGCACATTCGTTTGCATTTCGTCTCCCGGCTGTTGCCAGCGAAATTCATAATCCGAATGGCCTATCCAATTATTAAACAGGTTTGTGTAATTAACCGAACTGCGCCTGAAATAATAACCAAATTTAAAACTGACACCCATTTGAAGACTGAAATTTTTATAGGAGAGGGCATTGATTAATGAACCAAATGTAGTAGGTATAGCCGAACCGAAATATTCTAAATCTTCAACACTTGTACCATTCCCAGTTATACTGTTATAGTTTTTGCTCACTTCATTATCAAGGTATCCTTGTGCTTCGCCTGTATTTGGATCTAATCCAGCCCATTTATAGGCATAAATTGCATATACTGGCTTTCCCTCTATACCAGATATGGGTACAGTAGAAGTGGAAATGTACTCTCTTGCCAATGTACGGTCTATCAAGTATTCGATTATTTTGTCCTGATAAGTACTAAGATTTAATATAGTACTCCATTTGAATGAACGATCTATATTTTTACTTCTAAGCTGTATATCCCAACCGTTTCCTTTCATGCTGGCGACATTTCTTAATATATAGGTAGGCACACCTGTTGTATAATCCATTGGAGCCATACCAAAAAGATTTTCGCCTTTTTTATGGTAGTACTCTATTGATCCTGACAAGCGATCATTTTTCAAACGGAAATCTAATGCAAGGTTTAGCATCTTACTTGTCTCCCATCTTAACAATGG from the Sphingobacterium thalpophilum genome contains:
- a CDS encoding RagB/SusD family nutrient uptake outer membrane protein; protein product: MKKNIQIITIILLLSILFSGCEKFLEEKSDKSLAIPTTLQDFQALLNNWEMLNSNSSGMGEASSDDYFLKDEDYEGLYYESDKRLYTWQPDYVSTPVSATGDDWQRCYSSIYICNSVLKGLEENNLVGQEADYIKGQALVFRAASYLDGVQIWAPVYNKQTAGTDLGMVLRLDPDMNIPSIRSSVQETYDRILNDLTDAIPLLPTSSLAATLPTKAAAYGLLARTHLILGNYTEALENAEEAFEISNKLIDFNELDPNANFPIPAVNQLSSEIVFQTRMYPPNLINLDIARIAPALYNLYDEGDLRKIIYFRRGDDGDYRFKGTHMGHPGLTTGITTSELLLIIAECDIRLNKLTEAANALNELLAKRWDVNLFTPYSFTDKNIALNILLNERRKELVFRGLRWSDIKRLNRDGANLTLTRTVNGQTFTLPPNDLRYAIAIPETVIEISGILQNPR